Proteins encoded within one genomic window of Tidjanibacter massiliensis:
- a CDS encoding succinate dehydrogenase cytochrome b subunit, with translation MANIFTSSIGKKLIMSITGAFLILFLTFHMIMNGALVFSDDAYNAIVNFLGANWYALVGTVILAAGVVFHFVYAIVLTVGNLRARGKVRYAETKRENGVEWSSKNMFVLGLVVLGGLLLHLFNFWYNMQWTEIIGRHVNSLGFGPKEGAEMVRFVFSHVGYVIAYIVWLVALWFHLTHGMWSMMQTVGWNSKVWMKRLKCIAYILSTLIVGCFMLIVIILYVQSLM, from the coding sequence ATGGCCAACATCTTTACTTCATCTATCGGCAAGAAGCTGATTATGAGTATTACGGGAGCGTTTCTGATACTGTTCCTGACCTTCCACATGATTATGAACGGGGCGCTGGTCTTCTCCGACGACGCTTACAACGCCATCGTGAATTTCCTCGGGGCCAACTGGTATGCGCTCGTGGGGACCGTCATCCTGGCGGCGGGCGTGGTGTTCCACTTCGTGTACGCCATCGTCCTCACCGTGGGTAACCTTCGGGCACGCGGAAAGGTTCGCTATGCCGAGACCAAACGCGAGAACGGCGTGGAGTGGTCCTCCAAGAACATGTTCGTTCTCGGACTCGTCGTATTGGGCGGACTGCTGCTCCATCTCTTCAACTTCTGGTACAACATGCAGTGGACCGAGATAATCGGCAGGCATGTGAACAGCCTCGGCTTCGGTCCGAAGGAGGGTGCCGAGATGGTGAGGTTCGTCTTCTCGCACGTAGGGTATGTCATCGCCTATATCGTATGGCTCGTGGCGCTCTGGTTCCACCTCACGCACGGTATGTGGAGCATGATGCAGACCGTGGGATGGAACAGCAAGGTGTGGATGAAAAGGCTGAAGTGCATCGCCTATATCCTTTCGACGCTTATCGTCGGCTGTTTCATGCTGATAGTCATTATCCTGTATGTACAGAGCCTGATGTAG